Part of the Natrialbaceae archaeon AArc-T1-2 genome, TCTTCGCGAAGCGTCCGACGGGACAGTCGATCGCCTTTCGCGTAATCCGCCCAGCCGTCGACGACGGGATCGACGATCCGATCGAGGATCGCCGGATCCATCTGTCCGTCGCCGTTCACGACGGCGACGACGTCGAGGTCGTCGTCGCGCGCTTGCCGGTATCCGGTCTTGATCGCTCCGCCGACGCCCAGGTTTTCGCTGTGACGCGTCGTCACGACCGTCGGATCGTACCGTCGTCCACCGTCCGCGTACGCTTTCTGCTGTGAGTGGTCGCTCACTCGTCCGTTGACGGCTGCCGCTGCCGTCCGGATCTCTGCCCACGTCCCGTCGGTCGAACAGTCGTCGATCACGTACACCCGATCGACGAACGACGGAAGCGACTCGATGACGTCACCGACCAGCCCCACCTCGTTGTACGCCGGAATCACGACGCCGATGGTCTTCTCCCGATACATGATACCATCAACCAGGCCTCCCGGGCGAGTCGACTCGAGCGTGACCGTCTCGCGGTGCTATACCGTCGGACAGATGCTTTGATACAGTATCACCGGGAACGTCCTCCGGTGAATGTATCAGCCGTTCTGTCCGGCGGTATACCGCCGGGGACGGAACGAGCCGTCGACCGGGGTCTCCAGTAGACATGTTCGAACGTCGTGTAACCGAACGAGACGCTTAGTAAATAGCGAAGTTCCGGATCGAAACAGGTTCGAAACGACACACTCAGGATCGGGATGCACACCATACTCGTCCGGCAGACCGCTTGCAGTCGAACCCCCACGCTCCCGACCGATCCTCGCGTGTGCGCTCCAGCGAGACGGTGGGACGCCCTCGCGCAGGCGGCTACCGACCGATTACGATCCGGCTACGAACGGCAGGGATCGATTTCCGAACGTCCTCCGCTCGACCGCCGTAACGCCACGCGACGCTCGAAGCCCGGAGACCGCGGACTGGTCCGTATTGGGACTACAACCGGCTGGTGTCGACATCGACGCCCGGCGGCGTGACGATCAGGAAGCCACGGAAGTGAATGAGACTCCCGCCGAGTTCTCTGACGTCGCGAGCAAAGCCCGCAGCCAGCCGATTGACGTCGCCCACGACGTCGAGTACCAGGACGTTACCGTCGCCAACCGTCTCGAGCCACTCCTCGGGCGGCGTCGTCCCGTCGAGAATGCCGAGTACGATCCCACCCTCGAACGCCGAGTCGCCGTCGTCGATGTGTTCCTCGACCGCCCGGAGGTCGAGGTCGAACTCGCTCATGTGCCGTGGCTGGAAGCGAGACGAGAAAAACGTTCGCCTCTCGAGACCGGTCGACTCGAGCGACGGTGGCGTGGGTCGTCGACGAGACGAACGTCCAACTGCGCCCGCGCGCCAGCGCTCGAGACCTTTTTTATCCCAATATTGGATTTGGAATTTACAGCGACTCCTCCAAACGGCACCCCGTCACGGTCCCCCGTGGCGTACGGCATATAATTCAATATTACGCAACATAGGGCGTTTACGTCCCTCGGTTTCCTGGCCACGCGAGACGCGATCGCGTCGTATCCGTGATCGCCACAGCGCCAGTTTTATATACTCATGACGACCTCGGATTCGAACACAATGTCTACACCAGACAACGGCTCTGACACCAGTCAGGGCGGTCGAGTTCTTCCAGGGCACGTTAGATTCCACTAAGGAGATCGAGTCGGCTCGAGTCTTCGACACCACGTTGCGTGACGGGGAACAGTCCCCCGGCACCTCGTTTTCCTACGACGACAAACGCCAGATTGCCGCGATCTTAGACGAGATGGGGACCCACGTCATCGAGGCCGGGTTCCCCGTCAACTCCGACGCGGAGTTCGAGGCGGTGCGTGACATCGCCGAGAGTACGTCCGCGACGACCTGTGGACTGGCACGCGTCGTCGACGAGGATATCGAGGCCGCGCTGGATTCGGGCGTCGAGATGGTGCACACGTTCGTCAGCACCAGCGACGTCCAGATCGAAGATTCGATGCACGCGACTCGAGAAGACGTGTTGCAGCGTGCGGTCGAGTCGGTCGAACGGATCGTGGAGGCGGGAGCGACCTGTATGTTCTCGCCGATGGACGCGACCCGGACCGACGAGGCGTTCCTGATCGAGGTGATCGACGCGGTCACCGAGGCCGGAACCGACTGGATCAACATTCCGGACACCACAGGCGTCGCGACGCCGCGGCGGTACTACGACCTGATCGACAAGGTCACGGACCACACCGACGCGTACATCGACGTCCACACCCACGACGACTTCGGGCTGGCAACTGCGAACGCGCTCGCCGGGATCGAAGCCGGTGCCGACCAGGCGCAGGTTTCGGTCAACTCGATCGGCGAGCGCGCGGGCAACGCCGCCTACGAGGAGTTCGTGATGGCCGTCGAGTCGCTGTACCAGGGCGACACCGGAATCGACACGACCCGGATCAGCGAGCTATCGGCGATCGTCGAGGGGAAAAGCGGGATGGACGTCCCCGGCAACAAACCCGTCGTGGGCGAGAACGCCTTCTCCCACGAGAGCGGCATCCACGCTGCAGGCGTCATCGAGAACTCCGATACGTTCGAACCCGGCGTGATGACTCCCGAGATGATCGGCGCCGAGCGCCGACTCGTGCTCGGCAAACACACCGGGACCCACTCGGTCCGCGAGCGGCTGGTAGAACGCGGATTCGATCCCACGGACGAACAGGTCCGTGCGGTTACCCGACGGGTCAAAGACTTCGGAGCCGAGAAACGCGACGTAACGGTCGCCGATCTCGAGCGATTCGCCGAGGAGGAAGGCGTCGAACGCGAGCGCGAGGAGGTGCGCGTTTGACCGTGTCTCCCTCGGTTGTTCCAGCCGGACAGCGCCGGCTGTCGAGAACGGTCGACGTCAGCGACGCCGGCCGATGCCGCAAGGATTATAGTTGTCGGGTGCCGTATGACACTGATAATGACGCGACGCCGACCGACCGTGGCTCACACGGCCGCAAGCGGCGCGTTCGCGTCCCTCCTTATCGTCGGTATTGTAGGGGCTCGATAGCCCCTCTATACCGACAGTTCCGTTCCGGATTCGCACCGTTTTCGAAGCGACACCCTCACCCACAAGGGCAGCTGACACGACTCGAGATGGCACACACAACAGGAGGTCAGGAATGAGCGAACGCGTTGCACCGATCTCACGACACGAAGAACAGGATCGAAAGCAGGAGGCGACGGACGACCGACGAGCCGACGCAGACGGCGACGCCGAACCCGTCACGACGGGTGCCGAAGCGGTCGTCCGCGCGCTCGAGAACGCAGGCGTCGAGTACGCCTTCGGCGTCCAGGGCGGGGCGATCATGCCTGTCTACGACGCCCTGTACGATTCGGACATCTACCACGTGACGATGGCCCACGAACAGGGTGCGGCCCACGCCGCCGACGCCTACGGCATCGTCTCTGGCGAGCCGGGGCTTTGCCTGGCGACATCCGGTCCAGGGGCGACGAACCTCGTCACCGGCATCGCAGACGCCGACATGGACTCGGATCCGATGCTCGCGTTGACGGGACAGGTTCCGACGAACTTCGTCGGCAACGACGCCTTCCAGGAAACCGACACGACGGGCGTCACCGCGCCGATCACGAAGAACAACACGTTCTCGACCGACGCCGATCGCGTCGGCACCGACGTCAGCGAGGCGTTCGCCCTCGCTCGCGACGGCCGTCCCGGGCCGACGCTGGTCGATCTGCCCAAAGACGTCACGAAAGGCGAGACCGACCGCGAGCCGGTCGAACCGACGACGCCCGAGACCTACGAGGTCCAGGAGGAGGCCGACTCCGAGATCGTCGAGGCGGCGGCTCGCCGGATCGAGAACGCGGAACGGCCCGTCATGCTGCTGGGCGGCGGCGTCATCAAAGGCGACGCCAGCGAGCAGTGCCGGGCGTTCGCGATCGAACACGAGATCCCGGTCATCACGACGATGCCCGGACTCGGCGCGTTCCCCGAAGATCACGAACTGTCACTCGAGATGGCCGGCATGCACGGCACCGGCTACGCCAACATGGCGATCTCGATGTGTGACACGCTGATCGGGGTCGGCACCCGGTTCGACGATCGACTGACCGGCGGCATCGAGACGTTCGCGCCCGACGCCGAACTCATCCACGTCGACATCGACCCCGCCGAGATCTCGAAGAACATCCACGCGGAGTACCCGCTGGTTGGCGACGCCGCGACAGTGATAGAACAGCTCGACGAGGCCGTCGAATCCTCACCGGAAGCGACGAAGTGGCGTGCCCAGTGCCAGCAGTGGAAATCGGAGTATCCGATGGAATATGAGGCACCGGAAGACGATCCGGTCAAACCGCAGTTCGTCGTCGAGGCCCTAGACGAGGCCACCGGCGACGACGCGATCGTCACCACGGGCGTCGGCCAGCACCAGATGTGGGCCTGCCAGTACTGGACGTACACCGAACCGCGCACCTGGGTCTCGAGTCACGGCCTGGGTGCGATGGGCTACGGCGTCCCGGCTGCGATCGGGGCCCGGCTCGCGGCCGACGACGACCAGGACGTGATCTGTGTCGACGGCGACGGCTCGTTCCTGATGACGATGCAGGAGCTGTCGGTCGCCGTTCGCGAGAACATGGACATCACGTTCGTCGTGCTCAACAACGAGTACATCGGGATGGTTCGTCAGTGGCAAGATGCCTTCTTCGAGGGCCGACACGCCGCTTCGGACTACGGCTGGATGCCGGAGTTCGACAAGCTCGCCGAGGCCTTCGGCGCGGAGGGGTACCGCATCGACGACTACGACGAGGTCGCAGACACCATCGAGGCCGCACTCGCCTACGACGGCCCCGCAGTGATCGACGCACACATCGACCCCCGCGAGAACGTCTACCCGATGGTGCCAAGCGGCGGCGACAACGCACAGTTCGCACTGACGGAGGAGCAACTATGACAGGCGAACTCGAGGGACCCGCACCGGAGGAACGGAAACAGCCCGCGGGGAGACGTAACTCCCAGGGTATCCGCGTCGACCCGGACGTCGAGGCCGAACACGAGCCACGACGGACGGTCATCTCGGCGCTCGTCAAACACGAACCCGGTGTGCTCGCCGAGGCCTCTGGGCTGTTTTCGAGGCGGCAGTTCAACATCGAGAGTCTCTCGGTCGGCCCGACCGAGGACGAAGAGCGCGCCCGGATCACGATCGTCGTCGAAGAGCCCGATCCGGGAATCGATCAAGTCAAAAAGCAACTCCGCAAACTCGTCTCTGTGATCTCGGTGACCGAGCTTCCGGACGATGCGATGCGTCGGGAACTTGCGCTCATCAAGGTGAACGCGACGCGACCGGACCAGGTCGCTGCTGTCGCGGAGATGTACGACGGAACGACCGTCGATGCGAGCACCGAAACCGCGACCGTCGAGATCACCGGGAGTCGACAGAAGATCGACGCCGCCGTCGACACGTTCGAGCAGTTCGGCATTCGGGAAGTCTCCCGGACCGGGCTAACGGCGCTCGCTCGCGACACCGCAGACACCGCGGCGGAGACGCCGGCAGAAGCACAGTTCGACGAACCACAGACGACACCTCCAGAGACGACATCTGACGATGACTGATACTGATACCGATACCGTAGCTGACGGCTTTACGACCGACATCTACTATGACGCCGACGCGGACGAATCGACCCTCGAAGACACCACCGTTGCCGTACTCGGCTACGGCAGTCAGGGCCACGCCCACGCCCAGAACCTCGCCGATAGCGGGGTCGACGTGGTCGTCGGCCTGCGCGAGGACTCCGCCTCGCGTGCGGCAGTGAAAGAGGACGGCCTCGAGGTCGCGACGCCTGCCGAGGCGGCCGAACGAGCCGAGTACGTCTCCGTGCTCGTGCCCGACACCGTCCAGCCGGCGGTCTTCGAGGAGATCGAACCCCACCTCGAGGAAGGCGACGTCTTGCAGTTCGCTCACGGCTTTAACATCCACTACAACCAGATCCAGCCGCCCGAGGGCGTGGACGTGACGATGGTCGCCCCCAAGTCGCCGGGTCACCTCGTCCGCCGGAACTACGAGAACGACGAGGGAACGCCCGGCCTGCTGGCGATCTACCAGGACACGACCGGTGAGGCCAGAGACCGTGCGCTCGCGTACGCGAAGGGTATCGGCTGTACTCGTGCGGGCGTCATCGAGACGACGTTCCAGGAGGAAGTCGAGTCCGACCTCTTCGGCGAGCAGGCGGTGCTCTGTGGCGGCGTGACGGCGCTGGTCAAACATGGCTACGAGACGCTCGTCGACGCTGGCTACAGCCCCGAGATCGCCTACTTCGAGTGTCTCAACGAGCTCAAACTCATCGTCGACCTGATGTACGAAGGCGGGCTCGGCGAGATGTGGGACTCCGTCTCTGACACCGCCGAGTACGGCGGCCTCGCCAAAGGCGAGGAAATCGTCGACGAGACGGTCCGAGAGAACATGGAACAAGCGCTCGAAGAGGTTCAAAACGGCGAGTTCGCCCGCGAGTGGATCGCGGAGAACCAGGCCGGACGACCGAGTTACACGCAACTGCACGAAGCGGAAGCGAACCACGAGATCGAAGACGTCGGCGAACGGCTGCGCGAGCTGTTCGCCTGGGCGGACGAATAAGAGACATGACCGGAAACGACGCGACAGATCCGACGGCACGAACGACAGCGGATACGGCGGAATCGGACCGACAGCCGATGAGAGAGATCAGCCACACCAACCCTTACACAGGCGAAACGCTGGGCCAGATGTTCAGCCGCGGTCCGACCGTCGCTGCCGACGGCGGACGCGCAGACGCGAACGCGAATGCGGCCCCTGCCGACGAGCAGACGATGAGCGACGTCAGCCACACGCCGCCGAACGATTCCGAGGGCGCAAATCGCGTCTTCGAGCGTGGCCGAAACGTACCCGTAGACGTAGAGGACGAGGAATGAGCGAGCGGACACTGTACGACAAGGTCTGGGATCGACACACGGTGACCACGCTGCCGACCGGACAGGATCAACTGTTCGTCGGCCTCCATCTCATCCACGAGGTCACGAGCCCGCAGGCGTTCGGAATGCTCCAGGAACGCGACCTCGAGGTCGCCTACCCCGAACTCACCCACGCGACGGTCGATCACATCGTGCCGACCTCGAGCAAGGAACGGCCCTACAGCGACGACGCCGCAGAGGAGATGATGGCCGAACTCGAGGAGAACGTCACCGAGGCGGGCATCGACTTCTCGCACCCTGAGACGGGCGATCAGGGCATCGTCCACGTCATCGGACCCGAACAGGGGCTGACCCAGCCGGGGATGACGATCGTCTGTGGGGACTCCCACACCTCGACCCACGGTGCCTTCGGTGCGCTCGCCTTCGGCATCGGCACCTCCCAGATCCGGGACGTGCTCGCGACCGGCACCGTCGCGATGGAAAAACAGCAGGTCCGCAAGATCCAGGTCGACGGCGAACTGCCGGAGGCCGTCGAAGCCAAAGACGTCATCCTCGAGGTCATCCGCCGTCTCGGTACCGAAGGTGGCGTCGGCTACGTCTACGAGTACGCCGGCTCCGCCATCGAGAACCTGGACATGGAAGGGCGGATGTCGATCTGTAACATGTCGATCGAGGGTGGCGCTCGCGCGGGCTACGTCAACCCCGACGAGACCACCTACGGGTGGCTGAAAGAGACCGATTACTTCCAGGAAAACCCCGAGAAATTCGAGGAGCTCAAACCCTACTGGGAGTCGATCGCGAGCGACGAGACGGCAGAATACGACGACGTCGTCACCATCGACGCGAACGAACTCGAGCCCGTCGTCACCTGGGGGACGACCCCGGGCCAGGGCGTCGGCGTCACCGAACCGATCCCGGCACCCGAGGCGCTGCCCGCGGACAAGCAGGCGACGGCCGAACGTGCCCAAGAACACATGGGCGTCGAGCCCGGCGAGACGATGGCGGGCTATCCCATCGACGTCGCCTTCCTGGGTTCGTGTACGAACGCACGCCTGCCCGACCTCCGGCGGGCCGCCCGAATCGTCAAGGGTCGGGAGGTCGACCCCGACGTTCGCGCGATGGTCGTCCCCGGCAGCCAGCGCGTCAAAGCCGCCGCTGAAGAGGAAGGCTTAGACGAGGTCTTCACAGAAGCCGGCTTCGAGTGGCGCGGTGCGGGCTGTTCGATGTGTCTGGGCATGAACGAGGATCAGCTCGAGGGCGACGAGGCCTCGGCGTCGTCCTCGAACCGGAACTTCGTCGGCCGCCAGGGGAGCAAGGACGGCCGTACCGTCCTGATGAACCCGCGGATGGTCGCCGCGGCGGCGGTCAACGGCGAGGTCACTGACGTCCGCGAGATGAAAGAGGTGAGCCTGCAATGAGCGACGAGGTCGAGATTCCAAGCGTCGAGGAGGTATCGGGCACGGGCGTCGCGATCCGTGGCAACGACATCGACACGGACCAGATCATCCCGGCCCGGTTCATGAAGGTCGTCACTTTCGACGGCCTCGGGCAGTTTGCCTTCTTCGACCAGCGCTTTACCGACGACGACGAGCAAAAAGACCACCCGATGAACGAGCCCGAGCATCAGGACGCCTCGGTGATGGTGGTCAACGCCAACTTCGGCTGTGGCTCCTCCCGTGAGCACGCACCCCAGGCGCTGATGCGCTGGGGAATCGACGCCCTGATCGGCGAGAGTTTCGCCGAGATCTTCGCGGGCAACTGTCTCGCACTCGGCATCCCGACCGTCGAGGCAGACGAGGAGACGATCACCGACCTGCAAGCGTGGGTCGAGGACAACCCCGACGGCGAGATCGAGATCGACGTCGAGGCCGAGACGGTCACCTACGGCGATACGGCCGTCGACGTCACCGTCGACGACGCCCAGCGTAAGGCCTTGGTCGAGGGCGTCTGGGATACGACCGCGCTGATGAAGGCAAATGCCAGCGAGGTCCGCAAAAAGGCCGAGGAGTTGCCCTACGTCGACGACGACGCGATTCCCGAGGCCGAGTAACGACCCGTTCCCGGTTTCGTTCCGAGCGAGACACACTCGAGTGCATTTTATTTTTTGGACGAATGTCGTGACCGCGCCGGGAATGGCTTTTGTCTACGAATAGTGTTCGTTTCGACAGCTACACCTTGCCGACCGGAGGGCAAAGAGCAGTGCCGAACTGGCTCGTCAAAATAAGCCTTGCCTACCGTCTCGAGCAGGTATCGTATGGGGGGTGAACGGTCACTGCCGAAGGAGCTCGGGTTGCCCGGTGCGCTCACGATCGGAATCGGGACGATGATCGGTGCGGGCATCTTCGTCCTTCCCGCACCGGCGCTTGCGACCGCCGGACCAGCCGCGGCCGTGGCGTTCGTCGTCGGTGGGGTCGTGGCGCTGTTTACCGCGCTGTCGATCAGCGAACTCGGGACTGCCATGCCGAAGGCGGGCGGTGCCTACTACTACATCGACGACGCCCTCGGGCCGCTGTTCGGAACGGTCGCGGGACTCGGGAACTGGGTCGGGCTCGCGGCGGCGACCGCGTTCTATCTCATCGGGTTCGGTAGCTACACGGCGCTCGCGCTTCCGGTCCCGGCAGTCGACCTCGTGGTGTATGTGCTGGAACCGAGACAGGTATCGGCACTGCTGGCCGGCGCGGCGTTCGTCGGGGTGAATTATTACGGTACGAAAGAGACGGGGGTTCTCCAGACTGCGATCGTGAGCGTGCTCGTCGGCATTCTGCTCGTCTTCGTCGCGGTCGGTATCGGTCGGGTCGACGTTGAAACGCTTCGACCGTTCGCCCCACCGGAAACCGGCGGCTGGAGCGCCGTTCTCCCCGCTGCAGGGCTCATCTTCGTCACGTATCTCGGGTTCGCCGAGATCAACACCGCCGCCGAGGAGTTGGTGAACCCCGACCGGAACCTGCCACTCGCGGTCCTCGGCAGTCTCCTCGT contains:
- a CDS encoding LeuA family protein — protein: MRTQCLHQTTALTPVRAVEFFQGTLDSTKEIESARVFDTTLRDGEQSPGTSFSYDDKRQIAAILDEMGTHVIEAGFPVNSDAEFEAVRDIAESTSATTCGLARVVDEDIEAALDSGVEMVHTFVSTSDVQIEDSMHATREDVLQRAVESVERIVEAGATCMFSPMDATRTDEAFLIEVIDAVTEAGTDWINIPDTTGVATPRRYYDLIDKVTDHTDAYIDVHTHDDFGLATANALAGIEAGADQAQVSVNSIGERAGNAAYEEFVMAVESLYQGDTGIDTTRISELSAIVEGKSGMDVPGNKPVVGENAFSHESGIHAAGVIENSDTFEPGVMTPEMIGAERRLVLGKHTGTHSVRERLVERGFDPTDEQVRAVTRRVKDFGAEKRDVTVADLERFAEEEGVEREREEVRV
- a CDS encoding DUF5779 family protein, giving the protein MSEFDLDLRAVEEHIDDGDSAFEGGIVLGILDGTTPPEEWLETVGDGNVLVLDVVGDVNRLAAGFARDVRELGGSLIHFRGFLIVTPPGVDVDTSRL
- the ilvN gene encoding acetolactate synthase small subunit translates to MTGELEGPAPEERKQPAGRRNSQGIRVDPDVEAEHEPRRTVISALVKHEPGVLAEASGLFSRRQFNIESLSVGPTEDEERARITIVVEEPDPGIDQVKKQLRKLVSVISVTELPDDAMRRELALIKVNATRPDQVAAVAEMYDGTTVDASTETATVEITGSRQKIDAAVDTFEQFGIREVSRTGLTALARDTADTAAETPAEAQFDEPQTTPPETTSDDD
- the ilvC gene encoding ketol-acid reductoisomerase, encoding MTDTDTDTVADGFTTDIYYDADADESTLEDTTVAVLGYGSQGHAHAQNLADSGVDVVVGLREDSASRAAVKEDGLEVATPAEAAERAEYVSVLVPDTVQPAVFEEIEPHLEEGDVLQFAHGFNIHYNQIQPPEGVDVTMVAPKSPGHLVRRNYENDEGTPGLLAIYQDTTGEARDRALAYAKGIGCTRAGVIETTFQEEVESDLFGEQAVLCGGVTALVKHGYETLVDAGYSPEIAYFECLNELKLIVDLMYEGGLGEMWDSVSDTAEYGGLAKGEEIVDETVRENMEQALEEVQNGEFAREWIAENQAGRPSYTQLHEAEANHEIEDVGERLRELFAWADE
- the ilvB gene encoding biosynthetic-type acetolactate synthase large subunit, with product MSERVAPISRHEEQDRKQEATDDRRADADGDAEPVTTGAEAVVRALENAGVEYAFGVQGGAIMPVYDALYDSDIYHVTMAHEQGAAHAADAYGIVSGEPGLCLATSGPGATNLVTGIADADMDSDPMLALTGQVPTNFVGNDAFQETDTTGVTAPITKNNTFSTDADRVGTDVSEAFALARDGRPGPTLVDLPKDVTKGETDREPVEPTTPETYEVQEEADSEIVEAAARRIENAERPVMLLGGGVIKGDASEQCRAFAIEHEIPVITTMPGLGAFPEDHELSLEMAGMHGTGYANMAISMCDTLIGVGTRFDDRLTGGIETFAPDAELIHVDIDPAEISKNIHAEYPLVGDAATVIEQLDEAVESSPEATKWRAQCQQWKSEYPMEYEAPEDDPVKPQFVVEALDEATGDDAIVTTGVGQHQMWACQYWTYTEPRTWVSSHGLGAMGYGVPAAIGARLAADDDQDVICVDGDGSFLMTMQELSVAVRENMDITFVVLNNEYIGMVRQWQDAFFEGRHAASDYGWMPEFDKLAEAFGAEGYRIDDYDEVADTIEAALAYDGPAVIDAHIDPRENVYPMVPSGGDNAQFALTEEQL
- the leuD gene encoding 3-isopropylmalate dehydratase small subunit, with the protein product MSDEVEIPSVEEVSGTGVAIRGNDIDTDQIIPARFMKVVTFDGLGQFAFFDQRFTDDDEQKDHPMNEPEHQDASVMVVNANFGCGSSREHAPQALMRWGIDALIGESFAEIFAGNCLALGIPTVEADEETITDLQAWVEDNPDGEIEIDVEAETVTYGDTAVDVTVDDAQRKALVEGVWDTTALMKANASEVRKKAEELPYVDDDAIPEAE
- the leuC gene encoding 3-isopropylmalate dehydratase large subunit, which translates into the protein MSERTLYDKVWDRHTVTTLPTGQDQLFVGLHLIHEVTSPQAFGMLQERDLEVAYPELTHATVDHIVPTSSKERPYSDDAAEEMMAELEENVTEAGIDFSHPETGDQGIVHVIGPEQGLTQPGMTIVCGDSHTSTHGAFGALAFGIGTSQIRDVLATGTVAMEKQQVRKIQVDGELPEAVEAKDVILEVIRRLGTEGGVGYVYEYAGSAIENLDMEGRMSICNMSIEGGARAGYVNPDETTYGWLKETDYFQENPEKFEELKPYWESIASDETAEYDDVVTIDANELEPVVTWGTTPGQGVGVTEPIPAPEALPADKQATAERAQEHMGVEPGETMAGYPIDVAFLGSCTNARLPDLRRAARIVKGREVDPDVRAMVVPGSQRVKAAAEEEGLDEVFTEAGFEWRGAGCSMCLGMNEDQLEGDEASASSSNRNFVGRQGSKDGRTVLMNPRMVAAAAVNGEVTDVREMKEVSLQ